The following nucleotide sequence is from Staphylococcus chromogenes.
TTCAAACCTACACGACAAACATGTCTTGTTGCTATTGGTGGGGGAGCTACGGGAGATTTTGTTGGATTTTTAGCCGCCACGTTATTACGTGGGGTTGACTTTATTCAAGTTCCTACTACACTATTAGCTCATGATTCTAGCATTGGCGGAAAAGTAGGTATTAATTCGCCTCAAGGTAAAAATTTAATAGGCGCTTTTTACAGACCTAAAGCGGTTATTTATGACTTAGATTTTTTAACTACTTTACCTCAAACAGAGATTTTAAGTGGCTACGCAGAAGTTTATAAACACGCACTTCTCAATTCTAAAAAAGCTGTCAATCAGCTTGAACAGATGTATCCTAACGTGCAAACATTGCTCAAGTTAAAAAATATAGAGACCGTCATTGTCGATGGCATAGAAACTAAATTAAATATTGTACTCGCAGACGAGAAGGAACAAGGACAACGCAAATTTTTAAATTTAGGTCATACTTTTGGCCACGCGATTGAATACCAACATCACTTAGCGCACGGTCATTCTGTGATGTTAGGTATTTTATTTCAATATTTTGTTTCTAATTTAATCTTAAAAACGCAATATTCAACAACATCATTTTATCAGTATTTAAAAGAACTCCATTATCCGCTATCCATCATTGATGACTTTAATTTTGAACAGCTCTATGAATACATGTTGTCAGATAAAAAAAATGATGCGACAGGCGTACAAATGGTACTATTAAAAGATTTTGGACAACCCACTGTGCAACATATTCCAAAATCCATTTTAAAACAATCATTTAATCAAATGGTTGCATTACATCAAGAGGTGATATAAATGGAAACTATTTCATCCAACGGACCCCTTAAAGGGAAAATAACAATCCCGGGTGATAAATCTATGACGCATCGTG
It contains:
- the aroB gene encoding 3-dehydroquinate synthase, with protein sequence MQLHTRYPHDNYPIIVENGAIQHLNDFLSDYEHIFILIDEHVAKCWPDVQHQIKPKHTLITIPSGEQVKYIQYYEQYMGQILSFKPTRQTCLVAIGGGATGDFVGFLAATLLRGVDFIQVPTTLLAHDSSIGGKVGINSPQGKNLIGAFYRPKAVIYDLDFLTTLPQTEILSGYAEVYKHALLNSKKAVNQLEQMYPNVQTLLKLKNIETVIVDGIETKLNIVLADEKEQGQRKFLNLGHTFGHAIEYQHHLAHGHSVMLGILFQYFVSNLILKTQYSTTSFYQYLKELHYPLSIIDDFNFEQLYEYMLSDKKNDATGVQMVLLKDFGQPTVQHIPKSILKQSFNQMVALHQEVI